A single Fodinibius saliphilus DNA region contains:
- a CDS encoding DNA-3-methyladenine glycosylase I — MPTRCDWCEGTFEQYVTYHDEEWGVPVWDDTTQFEFIMLESAQAGLSWSTILKKRTGYRNAFANFDVQKVARFDEKKVQELLKNPEIIRNENKIRSAVNNAQCFNEIQETFGSFCNYIWDFVDGEPIQNEWKSLEEVPANTPTSNKLSKDMKKRGFKFIGSTIIYAHMQATGMVNDHITSCFRHQEVLNLT; from the coding sequence ATGCCTACTAGATGCGACTGGTGCGAAGGTACTTTTGAACAATATGTTACTTATCATGATGAAGAATGGGGTGTACCTGTATGGGATGATACCACCCAATTTGAATTTATCATGCTCGAAAGTGCCCAAGCGGGATTAAGCTGGAGTACTATTCTTAAAAAGCGGACTGGATACCGAAACGCCTTTGCCAATTTTGATGTACAAAAAGTAGCGCGATTTGATGAAAAAAAGGTGCAAGAACTACTCAAAAATCCTGAAATAATCAGAAATGAAAATAAAATAAGGTCAGCTGTAAATAATGCTCAATGTTTTAATGAGATTCAGGAAACGTTCGGAAGCTTCTGTAACTATATATGGGATTTTGTTGATGGAGAACCCATTCAAAACGAATGGAAGTCTTTAGAGGAGGTTCCTGCCAATACTCCAACATCGAACAAATTAAGCAAAGATATGAAGAAACGAGGCTTTAAATTTATTGGCAGCACTATAATATATGCTCATATGCAAGCTACAGGTATGGTTAATGATCATATTACTTCCTGTTTTCGCCATCAAGAAGTTTTAAATCTGACTTAA